cattatgcttggagggagcattgcaaatcaatgatcgaaagtgagatttgtggtgcttgaggtcttttctgctagcaggtttctaaccattttaagaacctgccttagtggattttaaagatctcattatcctccaaagatcaaagcatattatgcataccattttctaatgcACAATGGAGTGAAACATTATGAATCATAAAATAAACCAGTAATTTTTTGAGTGCTTGTTTCAAGGTGCTACACTGCCATCTTTTTCTCAGCTTTGCCCTGGCCATGGGAAAGATCTATAAGACATAACTTATccagcaatggattcgcctGTTCAGGGGAAACGTGATGGTGAAAGTTACATCTTTATACAAAACTGCATTCGTATGTTATAGCCATTttattaagtgcctgtagtGTATTCCCCattacaaatcaatctttctgctgttaccactttgtagcactgtaacttctaAAGCTCTCAGCTTCTAGGGTTGGATTAATTAAGTTAAATtaaaactttggttgaccatttgCTTTGGTTATGCAAATAAAGGAaatgtaataaaacaaaaaaaaaagtgtgaacatatggggttcttgcagattcAGTTACATTTAGTAGAGTGATAGGGGAAACATGCCATTCACATGCAATACAAGAAGTTCCATAACCTCCCTCAGAAGTTTGGCCCACACTGCTGGTTACGTACATCAATTTACATTACCATGACTCCTACACACCAACATAAGCAAATGTCTACTGACTAATACAGCTTAGGTATCAGTGTTCCCTTGTAAGGACTAAACCTGCTAAGTAGGTGTGAAGCTTAATAAATTGTAACTAGACAGACAAGTCAAACAATTCTGTTTACAAAACATCACTATTGGCAGGCAAAGCAATAAGCTACCTACCTGGTATTGCTAATAGAACCATTGTCATGGATTCAATACATACAtctaccaagagtaaataatttacTCTTGCATCTACTAAGTAGAATATTTAAGAGCACTCCCTATATAGGACACAATGCAAAACACCCCATACAAAAATCACCCAGCCTCCACAGTGATCCAAATAAATGAAATGTATTGTGCAAACATAGAGAGTCCTAGAGGTTTGCTATCAAGTATTAGCATGTGTCACTGTGAACATACAGCACTTTACTGATATTTGGAAATATAGGGCCACTATCAGTTTGTAAATGAAATCATTTTTCTTCTGAAATTTACACATGAAATTTCCATTAAATGCATTTGATGACATCATCATACTTAGCCATGCTACCAGGAACATGGAAGGCTAAGAAACATGACATCAAAGGCAATAAATATGACATCAAAGATTTAATAAAATTACACAATTACCAGTGATGTAGGAGGTGGGACTGCAGTACCAGACAATATTGGATTAGTTGAGATTGGTCTTGCTGTAGAATTCTCTGCTCCAGGAACTACCTCACCTAACTCTTTCATTAGTGACAAGTACTGGATAAATACAACATAATTACATGAATTATTGAGAAGCAAAATACAATTAAGCTATTAGGTGAATTAGAATTACTGAGAATTAAGGAAGATGAATACAATTACAAAGACATGTGTGTTACTATGTGTAGAGAGATGTACAATGTGTGTACATACTTCACTATCCATTTTTGCTCTATCAGCCACACCCATGGAACCATTAGCAGTATCCACTGGATTTAGTGTTGATCTAATGGAACAATAAAAGTTGTTGACACACACCCAACACTGTGAATTCATATAGGTACACGGTATACACCTATGTATTCAGCCATGGACATaaaacacatactacacacacacacacacacacacacacacacacacacacacacacacacacacacacactagtgagagacccacaaaaattacacacacagacacacacttaCAGATCAATTTTGCAGTCAGAAGCAATATGTCCTCCACCCCCACAACGAGTACAAGTGATCTGTGATGTCAGTGAAGGAGCTTCGTATTCAGCAGATCCTTGCAGTCCACTCTTCCACCTAAAAATAATGTCCTGTGGTCGAAGAGTTCCATTCATTTGTGCCAGCTGCATCATCTGCATCTTCTTGATTTCATTCTCATTACCAGGGTTCTCAACACCTGACTGGACTATACTTTTCACCTACAATAGTGCAACAAGACAACATATCTAACAATGTCCTTGAACAAATCAACCAAGCATAGCCTACAAATATGACAAAGGGGGATGCACATAGAGAGAACAGCTTAATAAGAGTCTGAACATTCTAAAGATAAGTAGTTTCTATAATTTTATTTCTGCGAGGGTGAGTTCTCCATCTGATATTTCGGTTACCCAAATGTCAGGACAGTGAGACAAAACACCTATAAAACTGTGTCTTACCTTGTCTACACCAGCCTTGAGTGTCTCAGGAGTGTTAGCTGTGATGAGTGCGTGTAATGGTTCATCTTCACCTGGCTGAGGAATATTGCCTCTCTAAAGATGATGTTTATTAGTACTAAAGATTCTACAAGTAATTCACATACTTTTCCATCTTTCTGTGCTCCTTTGCCTCTTATCATTATTTTAGTATTAGTCTGTGAAGAGTTATTACATTAAATGAACAGCCAAAACATATCTAATAAATCTTACATCAGTTTCCAGCTGTTTCAAGGTGACACCCCTGCAATGGCAATCAATACAAGTTTATACCTGGTAACAGTAGCACAGTTTAACAATACCTTGGTCCGATAATTAGCCCAACAAAGTTTGTTTCTGGATGATCATCTTGTGGAATGTACACTCTATCTTCAAACTTTTTAGCAGGAGCCCTATGAGTACAAGCATGAACATAAACACAAAAAACCAACATAGAACACATACACCCCTTAAACTGTCTTTAGTTTGTTTTTCAGTGTACCCTTACAGCCTTACTTGTAATCTGCTGGAGGTTTATATTCAGGATTGATTGTCAATGCTTCTAGGATAAGTCTATGACGCTCATCTTCAAGTCTCTTCTTAACTCGAACCTCACGAGTGTTCAGCCTCTTTCCATCATAACTGTAAATTGGCTCTGGAGAAGGAGACCTAAAAACAATACACAAGAAGCTACCATTTTGATATTACAGTTACTTGTACTAAAAAAGTAAAGGTTTGCATTTAGTAAACAATTACAGCATACACATACACCAGGAAATGTTGTACGTAGCATTACAAACCTGTCAGCTGGATTAATTGGTATGCCAAGGTCTCCAGTACGAAGTCTTCGACTATTTTCCTCAATTTGAAGATGAACTAATCCAAACACACATGAAAATATGTAACTCATATTAACCATAAATAACTAACAATGACGTCATAATAGATTACTTACTCAGGTACATTCTTTGATGCTCTCCAGTTAAGTTCGAAGGTAAAACTGTTGGTAGACCAGGTATGATGGTCTTAGTCTCCTCAGTACCCCATCTTGATTTACGTCTCTTCTTTACTGGTTCATTTTCTTATATATTACCATATAAAAAAAATTGtcaattaatattattttcatacctGGAAAAAGTTGTGATGCAACTCTTTTTGCAGTTTCAATAGCCGCTAGTTTTTCTTCCTGAGTACCTTTGCCCCTTAGGGAAGGGTGAACGTTCCCTAATGGTGTCGCGTTTGCGCCAGTTGCCATGACTAATATATCTGTAGTGCGTTAATTGGAAACAATCAGAACATGTGCTGTTACACTTTTAACACAAATATATTGTTACATTTAAACACAAATATATTCCGACCTGGGTAATAAATATACTGCTACATAAATAACTATGTCCCTTGAGAATTTATTATGATCAGTTCTCGGATCAGTTTTTTTTTACCCGAAGGGGATAAAACTTTAGGAATAGACTAACGTCCAAGTGTATACGATAGACACTTATTCCGTCTCAATTCACATATATTTATCATTTAAAACGACTCACCGTATGTGCGGTCTCCCGCTCTTCCTCTCACAACAAAAATACAACTAAATTTACGGAAGTTTTTTTTTAGATTACTGGAGAGGGCGATCTAAGTCTTCTGGCTCGACATCTAATCTGGTTGAACTTGTAGTATTTTATGGCTGCAGAACCGAGTAAAGCATCATCTCCGGCCAGGTCTCCGGACACCTACACTACGCAACCTCCTCAGCCCAGAGAGAAGGAACCGGGTCAACTAGAGAAGTGGCAAGTTGACCAGTATTTCGAGAAAGGTTACGTTTTGGTTCCTAATGTTTTCACTCCTGAAGAACTAGAGCCTATTAAAGAATGTATTAACGGACTGGTTGATGATCTCGCTAACAAGCTGTTTGCTGCTGGTAAAATTGATGACAAATGCGAAAAGGCTGGGTTTTATGAACGGCTTACATTATTGGAGAAACAGTTCCCTGGTACTGCAGTTCTACTTCATAAGATTGGTGTGTTACCTACCGCTTTCCAAACCCTCTGGACAAATGAACGTTTACTGAACATTGTAGAGCAGTTTATTGGTCCCAATATTGCTGGCCATCCTGTTTGGAATCTACGCACCAAGACTCCGTACAACGAGCAGGTGACAGTACCGTGGCACCAAGATAATGGCTACTTGGAAGAAACATGCAATGGAACATTACTTGCAACAGCATGGATTCCACTTCTTGATACTAATGCTAATAATGGGTGCATGCAGGTGGTGTCAGAAGGACACAAACTAGGAATGACTGCCAAACACACATGTTGTGCAGGTGGCACTTGGTACATTGATCTAAGTGAAGAAGAGATGGTGAAGACATTAGGTGTTGACTTGGATAAAGATGTGATCACCTGTGAAGTCCCATATGGAGGGGTCCTGTTCATTAACAACTGTGTACCCCATAGGAGTCTGGAGAACCACTCTGATAAGATACGTTGGAGCTTAGATCTGAGATGGCAGGATCCGTCAAAACCGAATGGCTTTAAGATGAAAGAATGTGTTGTCATGCGTAAAGCAGATGATCCTAACTATGTCATTGATTGGAGCAAGTTTGCCAACCTCAACCGGACGACACTACAAGAGAAAGAGATGGGCAGAGTTAGTATAGACGAGTTTGACACGACATTGTATGGTCCATGGATGAAGAGATGGGAGATTGTCCACCATAATAAGCACACTAAGGCACATGAAGCTCATGAAAATAGTCTGAGTAAGTTAGCAGACTAACTAATGCTTCTAATTTGTATTGTGACACTAATAAGAATTGTATATGCTGGCATGCATTTGccatgaatttttatttttgctaCTATATATTTCAAATTGGTTGTACCAATGATACTTTAATGGCTATAGAGTGGCGAGGACCCATGGGATTTAATTTCTTAGTAGACAGTGATGAGAGGAGGTAAGATAGTGGTCTGTCCACCACATTACCATGCACTAGTGCtgagcaatttttactattcaattattctttaagcatgaATAAACTAATATCTTTGTTGGGCAGTAAGGTAAAGCctgagagctatttctatctcttCCAAAATGGAATTTTTCAGTATGAATATGCACAATTTCTAGGTTGGCTTTATTCATCTGATCACAGCTTAGCTACTACTAGTATTCTCTGCATGATGTTCACTTGTGACACTTGCATGGTCACCTTTATAGTGCATCAGAACACACTTGCATTACAGTTTACGTGAAATTACTGAATTGGGTGTGGCCGTTACTAGAACAAAGGGCGAGACAAAGGGTTAGATGGCGGCAGAGCCGAGTAGAGCAGCATCTCCTGCGAAGTCCCCGGAAACTTACACTACGCAACCTCCTCAGCCTAAAGAGAAGAAACCGGGCCAACTGGAGAAGTGGCAGGTAGACCAGTTCTTCGAAAAAGGTTACGTGTTGGTTCCCAATTTTTTCACTCATGAAGAGCTAGACCCGGTTAAAGACGCCATCAGCGAACTTGTTGATGCTCTAGCTAACAAGCTGTTTGCCGGAGGAAAAATTGACGATAAATGCGAGAAGGCTGGCTTTTATCAACGACTTATTTTGCTGGAGAAACAGTTTCCAGGAACTGCAGTTCTACTTCACAAGTTGGGAATTTTACCGCCTGCCTTCCAAGCTCTGTGGTCAAATGAACGTTTACTAAATGTAATAGAGCAATTTATTGGTCCTGATATTGCTGGCCATCCTGTTTGGAACCTACGCACTAAGACTCCACGTAATGAACAAGTCACGGTACCATGGCATCAAGATAATGCTTACTTGGATGAGTCATGTTTGCAGACCTTGCAGCCAACAGCATGGATTCCACTTCTTGATACTAATGCTAATAATGGGTGCATGCAGGTGGTGTCAGAAGGACACAAACTAGGAATGACTGCCAAACACACATGTTGTGCAGGTGGCACTTGGTATGTTGATCTGAGTGAAGAAGAGATGGTGAAGACACTAGGTGTTGACTTGGATAAAGATGTGGCTACCTGTGAAGTCCCATATGGAGGGGTCCTGTTCATTAACAACTGTATACCTCATAGGAGTCTGGAGAATCACTCTGACAAGACACGGTGGAGCTTAGATCTGAGGTGGCAAAATCCAACAAAGCCAAATGGATTTCATGGCTTGAAGGAATGTGTTGTCATGCGCAAGGCAGATGACCCTAACTATGTTATTGATTGGAGCAAGTTTGCAAACACTGATCGGGCGAAACTGCAAGCTAAGGAGATGGGCAAGGAAATTGACGATGACTTTAACGCAGCAATATATGGTCCATGGATGAGACGTTGGGAGATAGTCCAccacaacaaacacacaaagGCACACATTGCTCATCTCAATGACCCTGGCAGTTCTTGGCACGCCTAATAACTTGGTTTTGAAGTGACTTTATTGTTACTGCAAATTTTTGTGGGCACTTGCTCACGCTGTAAAATTTTTATTACGGCATAATATGCCTTTTATTTTTTGATATTGTTATAAATGTCTAAATTACACATTATTTCTTGTGAAGACACTTATTTGTAAAGGTTCGAGACGTAAGGTACAATCTACCAAGTTTCACTGTAAATTTTGGTGTAACCCATATTTGCTTGCATTGCTGCATACCTAGCTTACATGCTGCATTAGAAATTATGTCAATGTATACCATTTAGAAATGACTAAAGTACATGTAGCTGTACCATGAAGCTTCTTTTCAAGCACCTGGTCATGCATGGTAAGCTTGCTTGCTACAGTCAGCATATGGAGAACTGAACAAGTCAcagtattctattagaacatacaaTTCATATAAAAAATGCATTTAGCAATGCATAATATTAGGTATGGTTGGTAGTGTAAGTTAGCAGAGCTTGATCGTCATCAAATTCTAAGTATGAAGTTGAAGTCAACGTCAAGGATGTTCCCTCATAGGTAGGACCAATATCAAATCTCTTGTTTTTCCTGTATCTGAAAAGTAAACACATTTTATGGacagcatacacacacacctttTCTGGAACATTTGCTGAattttttcacccagaaatcTTCTCCAAAGTTTCACCAGCAACAGCATGCAAAATATGACCAATGGAAGGTAGTAAAATGGTATCAAGATTTTGGCCTGCTCACTTAACCTGTGAACTTCTCCACATTCATCAATATACACCGTTGATGAGGAGTCATCGTGAGATTGTAAATCCTGAAATAACAATGATATATTGTAACAATTACAACAGCCATCACTAATGTCTATTAGCAATGTACACATGCCTTGAAACACTTGATTGCTTCATTAGAGACACTGTACAGCTTGTGGATAGTTTTTCAGTAAGCTTCGTGCATTGAGTACCTTAAATTGTTCAGTTGATGATATCATCAGTAGCAACAGAATATCCACCATAGTGAACACTTCCATTAGGTTAACACTGAGACAATGATATGGTTGTAGGAATGCATAAATCATCACGGTACACATTGCTAGTAGCAACACGGGACCCTGTTAGTCACACAGTATGAAGTAAATGTTGTGTAACTGGTGTGTACATACCAAATTTCCTGGTGCTatcattataaaaataatgaataagTATCTTCTGGACAGCTCAACTGAAGACCACCACTTGCAATCAGAAGCAAAAGAGTCAACCAACTTCCTAGACATTGAAACTGCCCAGTGTCTCTAAAGATAACAAGTTACACCAATTAACTGACTAGCAATAATGACACTTACCTTGATAACCTTTAATATGACACATGTAATGAATGCACACAATAGCACACCAAATGTCAAGACTATTATAGCTATGATAGCTAATGGAGCATGTCCTCCTGTAAAACACTTGACTGTACCATCATGATACCATCTCTATAACAACAACTATCATAATACAGGAGAGACTAAAATAATGATGATGTATGACTGTACCAGGTGTTTATTTCCATTGGAATCCTTCAGTATAGGACAATTTAGAATAGATACAGAAGTATTTATAACATCTGTAGACAATAGCATTATCAGTAGCCACAAACCACTCCATGATAGACGCAAGTTCTTTGCAACTTTAAATTTCCTACATATTAAATGATAATAAATTGACTACATACGCACACTATAAAAGCACATACCTGTTAGCAGTGTAGAGAATTGtagaaataattattgttagcACAAATGGTATATATCTAAAAGTGTAAGAGGCTAATGCTGTCATTCCAGAATAGAGGCAGAAGTCATATGGGAAATACAAGCTGGCTGCACTGCTGATGTAGCGTAGCTGCAAAACATCATCAAAATTCAAACACGAGCTACAGAAATCACAACTAACATAAGGCTGGACAGCTCTGAATGTCACTGGAAAATACTCAGCCAAGTAGGGTGCAATCTGTGTGAACAgtacatgtgtaaatatgtacaCAACATCAAGGATACTATTTCTAGTAATGTTACactcacgcatgcacacacatacgcgtgcgcacgcacgcacgcacgcacgcacgcacacacacacaacatacctACTtacatacacactcacacacacacctacttactacacactcacacacacacacttacatacACACTGACGTTCACACGcacacataaatacatacatacacatatgaATATATGTACCTGCAAGTAAAACAGGAATGGATACAGCCAAGATGGTAATGACAATGACAGCAACAGTACGACCAAGATGATGATAATATTGACTATAACTGTATACAGTGTTAATATTTGCTATACACGTTAAGCATCACTGACCCAATCCAATAATCAGAAGTACATTCTCATTACCACATGTGACACATTTGTTGAGTAGTACACTCACTCCTTTTGGTTGACGACACCTGCCACATAAGTAACCTGAAATTACAACAAACACATTAATAAATTACAAGTGTATTGCAAATGTATACCTTCTCTGTCACAAACACACTGAGAGTTCCTATCATCATAGTCATACACACTAGTACACACATCAGAGTCATTGAGTTTAGTACACTGGCAATAGCCTGGTGGACAATGGTAGTACTCTAGCATGCCATTCACTTTTCCAGTGTCTATATAAAGAGCCCAAAGGTCTTCCTACAATGacaaagtgtactgtatttcaaAATATAGGTAGTATACCTCCAGTATTATCTTGCTTTCCTGTGGCAGACACTCAACAATGTTCCCATCATTATCATTTCCACAAATACACTTGTATTCATCAGTGGCATTTATAGTGGCATTTATTTCATTTAACACATGTCCAGGAGGACAAGGTCTCATTGTCAAGTTGAAGTTATGCACTCGATAGTGAACCAACTAAACATGTACAAATACAACATTTGAATGTAACCATAAAATGGGCATTCTGCACAAGTTCTTACTGAAGACTGTGTTCTTAATGATGATACTTCAATTGAGTGGTCAGTTCTTAGAATACTACTGGGAACACCTCCTAGTGCCTTCACATTATATTGAATCGAAAATGTTGACTCAATGGGACGTACTGTACGAGCTGAAGGGCTAAACTCAAATGAGATTCCCTATCATAAAAAGTAAATATATAGCGGCTACGTGAAAATGCACATACAGAAATCTGCTGGTAAGATAAACCAGTTGAAATCCTGTATGATTCTGAAGTAGGAAAGTTCTGCTCATCATATGACAGTAAAGTTAGCTGAGTGACTTCCCCTGGATAAGAAGAGACCTGTTGGGTAAAATGAATATCTACAGTACAAGTAATAAATGCATTACTACATACACTTTTATTTTGTATAACAAAATCATAGGCTGGTGTTTGTAGTGAAAATGACTTGTTCAACGAATCTGAAGAAACTTGGCCAGAATTTACATTCCCATCACTACATAAAGAGGGCACTGGTTACTATACATAATGTAACACTGATGTTGTCTTACCCGTATGTGACAAAAGGTGAACGTAACATGTTTCCAAGGTCAAAGTAAGGTGGGGAATAAGAGTACCATGAGCATAGACCAAGCCTGTTTGCATACATGGCTGATCCTACAATAGCTTTATTCCCCACAAACTTCATAGACACCTGTTGTAAAATGTGATGTAGCaaagtacaaaaaaaagttgtaattcAGTAGTATTACCTGCTTCCATTCATTAGGTGGGACAAAGCGGTTAGAATATTGCAGAAAGCAACGTGAGTTGAAGAAGCTGTTTTCAAAAACTGGTAGAATGTTCAGATTTTCTACCACAATGGAAGCTCCTAGCCTGAAataataaatacaatacacatgaaTCATTTATATCAGGAGTTATATTACCCTCCTGAGTTGTTGATGAACTGAAAGTGCGTCCCCGCATCAAGGTACATTTGACTAAATGATCTCAAGAACAAAGCACCACCATCAAATCCAAAAGCATTATTGCCAATAAACCTTACGTTGCCACGGAAATTCAGAGTACTAGAAACAGCCTGTAATAGATAAATGGACAATTTGTGTTGTGATAAAATTGTCTTCTTAGTTCTTACTAAAATCACAGGCCCTCGGTGATTAGTGAAAGTAACATTCTCAAAATGAGCAGCGTAATGCAGAATAGCAACTGCACCACCTCTGTTACCAAAATTGTTGTTGAATTCACTGCAAGAAATCATGAAATCATTACAAAACAATCAACTTTTAACACATATAAGTCACTTGCTTACCAGTTCACAAACACAAATGGGTCATAATGCTGTCTGCTGCCAAAATAATTGTATGAAATAATATCAACAGCACCGGCATAATTGCTtgcattattattgttaaaCTTGCACAATTCCATTCTGATGTAATTATTGGAGTAGCCGTGATATGATGGAAATATGTGCAGCCCACCAGCCAAGTCAGCTGAGTTGCCGTCAAATATACAATTGTAGAAAACACCATTAAATCTTGTTTGGTTAATTGTATGTCCAAAATTTCCAAAATTTACTGCCCCTGCACCACGTAAGGCAGTGTTATTGATAAATGTGTTATTCCCAAACACATAAGTTTGGTTACCAACTTCTTCATTTATAAACTGGTATAATCCTCCACCATAATTGCTAGCAAAATTGTTGATAAATTTACTATTATTAACTACAACATTAACCGGGACACTAGTTTTGATTAGAATGGACAGGCCCCCTCCACGACCAGAAAATACTTCTCTTGCCAGTACGACAGTTGTTGTGGAACTCAACTTAGTAGGTGGGATGGCACTGTTGTTCTTAAACACACAATTGTTTACAAGCACATCAACGTAATTTATTGTGGCTAGTCTCTCATTGTATCCAATAGATAGGCCACCTCCATTGCTTTGAAACTG
The nucleotide sequence above comes from Dysidea avara chromosome 3, odDysAvar1.4, whole genome shotgun sequence. Encoded proteins:
- the LOC136249537 gene encoding uncharacterized protein isoform X1, yielding MVTIAAIEVMNEVKNLIILWLIAARVVKCSRSDTDPFSCREHTGSHSGTSWDYEIDDQAELDQFILAVETNSTKTFNEAVCVEVSLTNNDAYKMDILKLMTVNLGRNGSLIIVGVADHVVIDCMMDQYDLEELRDLLKPLTQASLVVLDGLTFTGCPVPIVVEETEMVVIQNCVFLDHEHGTVNIFNSPKVIVKNCTFQNNTSTSFFTRKQFQSNGGGLSIGYNERLATINYVDVLVNNCVFKNNSAIPPTKLSSTTTVVLAREVFSGRGGGLSILIKTSVPVNVVVNNSKFINNFASNYGGGLYQFINEEVGNQTYVFGNNTFINNTALRGAGAVNFGNFGHTINQTRFNGVFYNCIFDGNSADLAGGLHIFPSYHGYSNNYIRMELCKFNNNNASNYAGAVDIISYNYFGSRQHYDPFVFVNCEFNNNFGNRGGAVAILHYAAHFENVTFTNHRGPVILAVSSTLNFRGNVRFIGNNAFGFDGGALFLRSFSQMYLDAGTHFQFINNSGGLGASIVVENLNILPVFENSFFNSRCFLQYSNRFVPPNEWKQVSMKFVGNKAIVGSAMYANRLGLCSWYSYSPPYFDLGNMLRSPFVTYGDGNVNSGQVSSDSLNKSFSLQTPAYDFVIQNKSVSSYPGEVTQLTLLSYDEQNFPTSESYRISTGLSYQQISGISFEFSPSARTVRPIESTFSIQYNVKALGGVPSSILRTDHSIEVSSLRTQSSLVHYRVHNFNLTMRPCPPGHVLNEINATINATDEYKCICGNDNDGNIVECLPQESKIILEEDLWALYIDTGKVNGMLEYYHCPPGYCQCTKLNDSDVCTSVYDYDDRNSQCVCDREGYLCGRCRQPKGVSVLLNKCVTCGNENVLLIIGLVIVNIIIILVVLLLSLSLPSWLYPFLFYLQIAPYLAEYFPVTFRAVQPYLRYISSAASLYFPYDFCLYSGMTALASYTFRYIPFVLTIIISTILYTANRKFKVAKNLRLSWSGLWLLIMLLSTDVINTSVSILNCPILKDSNGNKHLRWYHDGTVKCFTGGHAPLAIIAIIVLTFGVLLCAFITCVILKVIKRHWAVSMSRKLVDSFASDCKWWSSVELSRRYLFIIFIMIAPGNLGPVLLLAMCTVMIYAFLQPYHCLSVNLMEVFTMVDILLLLMISSTEQFKDLQSHDDSSSTVYIDECGEVHRLSEQAKILIPFYYLPLVIFCMLLLVKLWRRFLGEKIQQMFQKRKNKRFDIGPTYEGTSLTLTSTSYLEFDDDQALLTYTTNHT
- the LOC136249537 gene encoding uncharacterized protein isoform X2 — protein: MIHRTISQISIPQVRVQSIYDQTCMISIDIPIQCRQGRYLTFAVFLKDHEHGTVNIFNSPKVIVKNCTFQNNTSTSFFTRKQFQSNGGGLSIGYNERLATINYVDVLVNNCVFKNNSAIPPTKLSSTTTVVLAREVFSGRGGGLSILIKTSVPVNVVVNNSKFINNFASNYGGGLYQFINEEVGNQTYVFGNNTFINNTALRGAGAVNFGNFGHTINQTRFNGVFYNCIFDGNSADLAGGLHIFPSYHGYSNNYIRMELCKFNNNNASNYAGAVDIISYNYFGSRQHYDPFVFVNCEFNNNFGNRGGAVAILHYAAHFENVTFTNHRGPVILAVSSTLNFRGNVRFIGNNAFGFDGGALFLRSFSQMYLDAGTHFQFINNSGGLGASIVVENLNILPVFENSFFNSRCFLQYSNRFVPPNEWKQVSMKFVGNKAIVGSAMYANRLGLCSWYSYSPPYFDLGNMLRSPFVTYGDGNVNSGQVSSDSLNKSFSLQTPAYDFVIQNKSVSSYPGEVTQLTLLSYDEQNFPTSESYRISTGLSYQQISGISFEFSPSARTVRPIESTFSIQYNVKALGGVPSSILRTDHSIEVSSLRTQSSLVHYRVHNFNLTMRPCPPGHVLNEINATINATDEYKCICGNDNDGNIVECLPQESKIILEEDLWALYIDTGKVNGMLEYYHCPPGYCQCTKLNDSDVCTSVYDYDDRNSQCVCDREGYLCGRCRQPKGVSVLLNKCVTCGNENVLLIIGLVIVNIIIILVVLLLSLSLPSWLYPFLFYLQIAPYLAEYFPVTFRAVQPYLRYISSAASLYFPYDFCLYSGMTALASYTFRYIPFVLTIIISTILYTANRKFKVAKNLRLSWSGLWLLIMLLSTDVINTSVSILNCPILKDSNGNKHLRWYHDGTVKCFTGGHAPLAIIAIIVLTFGVLLCAFITCVILKVIKRHWAVSMSRKLVDSFASDCKWWSSVELSRRYLFIIFIMIAPGNLGPVLLLAMCTVMIYAFLQPYHCLSVNLMEVFTMVDILLLLMISSTEQFKDLQSHDDSSSTVYIDECGEVHRLSEQAKILIPFYYLPLVIFCMLLLVKLWRRFLGEKIQQMFQKRKNKRFDIGPTYEGTSLTLTSTSYLEFDDDQALLTYTTNHT